TTCGCGGGCACCGGGAGCGGGGCCGGGACCAACTCCGGGACCCCGGTCCCGTTCGCTGTCCGGGTGCTGTCGATCGCCAAGCTCCGCGTCGGCCAGGAGGCCTACCAGCTCTCCGGCGTCGCCCAGTCCCTCGACGACTACTACACCGGCGCCGGCGAGGCCGCCGGCCTGTGGATCGGGGCGGGAGCCGAACGCCTCGGCCTGGCCGGCGAGGTCGACCCCGACGACCTGCGCGCGGTGCTCGCCGGCCTTGCGCCCGGATCGGGCGGCCTGACCCCGGACGGCTCCACCGTCCGCACCCATGCCCGTCGGGTCCCCGGCTTCGACCTCACCTTCAAGGCCCCGAAATCAGTCAGCGTCCTCTACGCCGTCTCCGATGACCCCCGGGTCCAGGGCGCCATCATCGAAGCCGGCGAGACCGCCGTACGTGAGGTCGTAGCGTGGCTGGAGCGCGAAGCGATCCGGGTCCGGCGAGGCTCCGGCGACGTCGCCTACCTCAACGACCTCGCCGCCCGCGACCCCGCCGCCGCTGACGCCGCCCGCATCCGGGTCCTGCCCGGCCGCGGCGTCGTTGCTGCGACGTTCCGGCACCGCACCTCCCGCGCCGGTGACCCGCTGCTGCACTGGCACACCCTGGTCGCCAACCTGGTCGAAGGCCCCGACGGCCGATGGGGGGCGTTCGTGCACCCCGAGCTGTACCGGGCTGTGCGCGCCGCCGGCGAGCTGTTCCAGACCGTGGTGCGGGGCGAGCTCACCGAAAGCCTCGGCCTCGAATGGCGACCCGGACGCCACGTCCCCGAGATCGCCGGTGTTCCCCAGGCCCTGTGCGACCAGTTCTCCAAGCGCGCCGCCGAGGTCGACGCCTGGCTGGCCGCCACCGGGACCCCTGATGATCCCGCCGGCCGCCAAGCCGCCGTGCTCGCCACCCGCCGCGGCAAGCCCGAAGCCGAACACGAGCGCTTCGACGCCGCCTGGAAGGCCGAGGCTTGCGCCGCCGGCTGGGGACCCGAGCACGCCGATGCCCTCATCGCCTCCACCACCGAGCGCCACACGCCCGGCATCGACGAGGTGTGGCGGCTCCCCACCCGCAACCCCCACACCGGCGCCGTCGCCGATCGGGCCGTGGAACCCGAGGAGTGGATCGCCGCGGTCGCTCGAACCCTGACCGAGCACGACTCGACCTTCACCCGAACCGACATCGTCCAAGCTGTCGCCGCACGGATCGGGGACGGTGCCACCGCCCACACGGTCGACCGCATGACCGCCCGCGTGCTCGCCTCCACCCACCTGGTTCCCGTCGCCGGGGACGGACCCTCAAGATGGACCACGACCGAGCTGCTCGAGGTCGAGCGCCGGTTCCTCGACCGTGCCGCATCGACTCGACACACCCGCACCGCCATCGACCCCCATCACATCGCGGGCATGCTCGAGAGGCTCCCGACCCTGGGCACCGACCAAGAGGCCGCTGTCCGGCGGTTGGCCACATCCGGCGACGCCATCAGCGTCATGGTGGGCCCCGCCGGCACCGGAAAGACCTTCACCCTCGACGCCGTCCGACAGGTCTACGCCGCCGCCGGCTACCAGATCATCGGCGCCGCACCCTCAGCCAAGGCCGCCCACGAGCTCCAAGCCGACGCCCACATCGCCTCCGCCACCATTCACCGCCGGCTGGGCGCCTGGACCCGCGGCTACGACCGCCCCGACGCCCACACCCTGCTCGTGGTCGACGAAGCCGCCATGGCCGGACTCCGTGACCTCGACCGCCTGACCGCCACTGTGGTCGAAGCCGGCGGCCGCGTGCTCCTCGTCGGCGACCACCACCAGCTTCCCGAGGTCACCGCCGGCGGCGGCTTCGCCGCCCTCGCCACCGACCCCACCGCCACCGTCGCCGAACTGTCTGTCAACCGCCGCCAGCACCACAGCTGGGAACGCCAGGCGCTGGCCGAGCTGCGCGACGATCACGTTGCCCGCGCCGTCGCCGCCTACCAGAGCCATG
This portion of the Actinomarinicola tropica genome encodes:
- the mobF gene encoding MobF family relaxase gives rise to the protein MLSIAKLRVGQEAYQLSGVAQSLDDYYTGAGEAAGLWIGAGAERLGLAGEVDPDDLRAVLAGLAPGSGGLTPDGSTVRTHARRVPGFDLTFKAPKSVSVLYAVSDDPRVQGAIIEAGETAVREVVAWLEREAIRVRRGSGDVAYLNDLAARDPAAADAARIRVLPGRGVVAATFRHRTSRAGDPLLHWHTLVANLVEGPDGRWGAFVHPELYRAVRAAGELFQTVVRGELTESLGLEWRPGRHVPEIAGVPQALCDQFSKRAAEVDAWLAATGTPDDPAGRQAAVLATRRGKPEAEHERFDAAWKAEACAAGWGPEHADALIASTTERHTPGIDEVWRLPTRNPHTGAVADRAVEPEEWIAAVARTLTEHDSTFTRTDIVQAVAARIGDGATAHTVDRMTARVLASTHLVPVAGDGPSRWTTTELLEVERRFLDRAASTRHTRTAIDPHHIAGMLERLPTLGTDQEAAVRRLATSGDAISVMVGPAGTGKTFTLDAVRQVYAAAGYQIIGAAPSAKAAHELQADAHIASATIHRRLGAWTRGYDRPDAHTLLVVDEAAMAGLRDLDRLTATVVEAGGRVLLVGDHHQLPEVTAGGGFAALATDPTATVAELSVNRRQHHSWERQALAELRDDHVARAVAAYQSHGRVIVASDRPAMIDQAVDRWVAAHHAGTVPVLLAGTNQTVDALNAAVRRALIDRGVLGRAIDGSNGSLALGERLMIRGNDYRATTPAGEQTSVLNGQTGTLTGTCSDGLVLRMDHDDLEVVLTPDQFATGAVGAEPVARGDARPEQPGER